A window of Apium graveolens cultivar Ventura chromosome 8, ASM990537v1, whole genome shotgun sequence contains these coding sequences:
- the LOC141676744 gene encoding SKP1-like protein 21 isoform X2, which produces MPGLSQYICDALDRGFGFNWRTPICLPPDVEKEGLEMVFDYFRFAVSLGRDCEERELFIDELLQRDEHSLWSLLHAANCLQVSGLYEMIRDTLAQNTKKSVSEREHDLSRSFKQCAKGEELEPHKNVNIRARLSNKLFVKQTKKLDEVPNIKNVEAAELEPPEPEACSIDDLLSFTNGDGDTRGGQTSKKKKKNRNKGKEKKKTSCVNVFASTEASALEQNTENSEQDLNASNSAYDRGSAADRLQLLGTQHESFNPDGDIVDNDLDPALLEGIDREVEDFEIRLMTDALGLERNEILQRLGIDYAA; this is translated from the exons ATGCCTGGCTTGTCCCAGTATATATGCGATGCATTGGACAGAGGATTTGGGTTTAATTGGCGCACACCGATTTGTCTACCTCCAGACGTTGAGAAAGAGGGACTGGAAATGGTATTTGATTATTTTCGATTTGCTGTATCGTTGGGTCGGGATTGCGAG GAGCGCGAGTTGTTTATTGACGAACTTCTTCAAAGGGATGAACACTCTCTTTGGTCGTTGCTTCATGCTGCAAACTGTCTACAAGTTAGCGGGCTATATGAAATGATCCGCGACACTCTTGCTCAAAACACTAAGAAGAGTGTCTCGGAAAGAGAGCACGATTTATCTAGATCTTTCAAGCAGTGTGCGAAG GGAGAAGAGCTGGAACCTCACAAGAATGTCAACATACGTGCCAGGCTTTCAAATAAACTGTTTGTGAAACAGACGAAAAAGCTCGACGAGGTACCGAATATAAAG AATGTGGAGGCAGCAGAACTGGAGCCTCCAGAGCCTGAAGCTTGTTCAATTGATGACCTCCTTTCATTTACTAACGGTGATGGAG ACACTAGAGGGGGTCAAACCtcaaagaagaagaaaaagaatcgTAATAAAGGGAAAGAGAAGAAGAAAACTTCTTGTGTCAATGTTTTTGCTTCAACTGAGGCCTCTGCTTTGGAGCAAAACACCGAGAACAGTGAGCAG GACTTGAATGCTTCTAATTCTGCATACGATAGAGGTTCCGCTGCTGATAGATTACAACTACTAGGCACTCAACATGAGAGCTTCAATCCTGACGGAGACATTGTTGATAATGATCTGGATCCCGCTTTGTTGGAAGGGATTGATAG GGAAGTAGAGGATTTTGAAATAAGGTTGATGACAGATGCATTGGGTTTAGAAAGGAATGAAATTCTTCAAAGACTTG GAATAGACTATGCTGCTTGA
- the LOC141676744 gene encoding SKP1-like protein 21 isoform X1 gives MPGLSQYICDALDRGFGFNWRTPICLPPDVEKEGLEMVFDYFRFAVSLGRDCEERELFIDELLQRDEHSLWSLLHAANCLQVSGLYEMIRDTLAQNTKKSVSEREHDLSRSFKQCAKGEELEPHKNVNIRARLSNKLFVKQTKKLDEVPNIKNVEAAELEPPEPEACSIDDLLSFTNGDGDTRGGQTSKKKKKNRNKGKEKKKTSCVNVFASTEASALEQNTENSEQDLNASNSAYDRGSAADRLQLLGTQHESFNPDGDIVDNDLDPALLEGIDREVEDFEIRLMTDALGLERNEILQRLGKALETKF, from the exons ATGCCTGGCTTGTCCCAGTATATATGCGATGCATTGGACAGAGGATTTGGGTTTAATTGGCGCACACCGATTTGTCTACCTCCAGACGTTGAGAAAGAGGGACTGGAAATGGTATTTGATTATTTTCGATTTGCTGTATCGTTGGGTCGGGATTGCGAG GAGCGCGAGTTGTTTATTGACGAACTTCTTCAAAGGGATGAACACTCTCTTTGGTCGTTGCTTCATGCTGCAAACTGTCTACAAGTTAGCGGGCTATATGAAATGATCCGCGACACTCTTGCTCAAAACACTAAGAAGAGTGTCTCGGAAAGAGAGCACGATTTATCTAGATCTTTCAAGCAGTGTGCGAAG GGAGAAGAGCTGGAACCTCACAAGAATGTCAACATACGTGCCAGGCTTTCAAATAAACTGTTTGTGAAACAGACGAAAAAGCTCGACGAGGTACCGAATATAAAG AATGTGGAGGCAGCAGAACTGGAGCCTCCAGAGCCTGAAGCTTGTTCAATTGATGACCTCCTTTCATTTACTAACGGTGATGGAG ACACTAGAGGGGGTCAAACCtcaaagaagaagaaaaagaatcgTAATAAAGGGAAAGAGAAGAAGAAAACTTCTTGTGTCAATGTTTTTGCTTCAACTGAGGCCTCTGCTTTGGAGCAAAACACCGAGAACAGTGAGCAG GACTTGAATGCTTCTAATTCTGCATACGATAGAGGTTCCGCTGCTGATAGATTACAACTACTAGGCACTCAACATGAGAGCTTCAATCCTGACGGAGACATTGTTGATAATGATCTGGATCCCGCTTTGTTGGAAGGGATTGATAG GGAAGTAGAGGATTTTGAAATAAGGTTGATGACAGATGCATTGGGTTTAGAAAGGAATGAAATTCTTCAAAGACTTG GCAAGGCATTGGAGACGAAGTTCTGA
- the LOC141676744 gene encoding SKP1-like protein 21 isoform X3: protein MPGLSQYICDALDRGFGFNWRTPICLPPDVEKEGLEMVFDYFRFAVSLGRDCEERELFIDELLQRDEHSLWSLLHAANCLQVSGLYEMIRDTLAQNTKKSVSEREHDLSRSFKQCAKGEELEPHKNVNIRARLSNKLFVKQTKKLDEVPNIKNVEAAELEPPEPEACSIDDLLSFTNGDGDTRGGQTSKKKKKNRNKGKEKKKTSCVNVFASTEASALEQNTENSEQDLNASNSAYDRGSAADRLQLLGTQHESFNPDGDIVDNDLDPALLEGIDRNRLCCLIAVICMVQDLQRMAHVY, encoded by the exons ATGCCTGGCTTGTCCCAGTATATATGCGATGCATTGGACAGAGGATTTGGGTTTAATTGGCGCACACCGATTTGTCTACCTCCAGACGTTGAGAAAGAGGGACTGGAAATGGTATTTGATTATTTTCGATTTGCTGTATCGTTGGGTCGGGATTGCGAG GAGCGCGAGTTGTTTATTGACGAACTTCTTCAAAGGGATGAACACTCTCTTTGGTCGTTGCTTCATGCTGCAAACTGTCTACAAGTTAGCGGGCTATATGAAATGATCCGCGACACTCTTGCTCAAAACACTAAGAAGAGTGTCTCGGAAAGAGAGCACGATTTATCTAGATCTTTCAAGCAGTGTGCGAAG GGAGAAGAGCTGGAACCTCACAAGAATGTCAACATACGTGCCAGGCTTTCAAATAAACTGTTTGTGAAACAGACGAAAAAGCTCGACGAGGTACCGAATATAAAG AATGTGGAGGCAGCAGAACTGGAGCCTCCAGAGCCTGAAGCTTGTTCAATTGATGACCTCCTTTCATTTACTAACGGTGATGGAG ACACTAGAGGGGGTCAAACCtcaaagaagaagaaaaagaatcgTAATAAAGGGAAAGAGAAGAAGAAAACTTCTTGTGTCAATGTTTTTGCTTCAACTGAGGCCTCTGCTTTGGAGCAAAACACCGAGAACAGTGAGCAG GACTTGAATGCTTCTAATTCTGCATACGATAGAGGTTCCGCTGCTGATAGATTACAACTACTAGGCACTCAACATGAGAGCTTCAATCCTGACGGAGACATTGTTGATAATGATCTGGATCCCGCTTTGTTGGAAGGGATTGATAG GAATAGACTATGCTGCTTGATCGCAGTAATCTGTATGGTTCAAGACCTCCAGAGAATGGCTCATGTGTATTGA
- the LOC141676713 gene encoding pentatricopeptide repeat-containing protein At2g13600-like produces the protein MLCIKRYSHFNFTKLQLAFPPTTVRFSTCVDNIELHYSNLLRKYTQSSSLIHGRAVHAKFIKAAIHSSSLYLHNFLLNIYVKCGDLKNGLQLFDEMPHRNVVSWTAVITGFVQHARPFEALFLFSRMRNNSGIKPNAFTFVSVLQACSFSSSLIPVFQVYALIFKLGLISNVYLVNAFLTALLRHDQFDEALNVFENCWNRDIVSWNAIMSGYLQSSYSDVPGFWCRMIQEGMIPDNFTFASVLTSLAALTDLSLGLQVHARLAKSGHGNEMCVGNSLVDMYLKNQKLDDGWKAFNEMPCRDVHTWTQVAAGCLNCGEPRKALEIVEEMRETGVRPNKFTLVTALNACANLASLEEGKKFHALMIKLDNEVDVCVDNALLDMYAKCGLMDRALSVFQSMKDRTVVSWTTMIMGYAQNGDPRKALNIFGDMRVEGPEPNYITFICVLYACSLGGYIDEAWTHISSMTYDYGISPGEDHYACMVNLLGLAGRTKEAEALIRNMPSKPGVLVWQTLLGACRLHGDIDTATRAAEHALNLDRHTPSTYVLLSNTFADTSNWDAVGTLRELMGKRDVKKRSGSSWIS, from the coding sequence ATGTTATGCATCAAAAGGTACTCACATTTCAATTTCACCAAGTTGCAACTTGCATTTCCCCCCACCACTGTACGCTTCTCAACTTGCGTTGACAACATTGAATTGCATTACTCTAACTTGTTGCGAAAATACACTCAATCTTCAAGCTTAATCCATGGCAGAGCTGTTCATGCCAAGTTTATTAAAGCTGCAATCCACTCTTCCTCATTGTATCTCCACAATTTTCTACTCAATATTTATGTCAAATGCGGTGATCTTAAAAATGGTCTTCAGCTGTTTGATGAAATGCCCCACAGAAATGTTGTGTCATGGACTGCTGTTATAACTGGTTTTGTTCAACATGCTAGACCCTTTGAAGCTCTTTTCTTGTTTTCCCGGATGCGCAACAACAGTGGCATTAAGCCTAATGCCTTCACTTTTGTTAGTGTTCTTCAAGCATGTTCTTTCTCTAGTAGCTTGATACCCGTGTTCCAAGTTTATGCCTTGATTTTCAAGCTTGGTTTGATTTCAAATGTTTACTTGGTCAATGCTTTTTTGACTGCGTTATTGCGCCATGATCAGTTTGATGAAGCTTTGAATGTTTTTGAGAATTGTTGGAACAGGGATATTGTTTCTTGGAATGCCATCATGTCTGGTTATTTGCAGTCGTCCTATTCTGATGTTCCAGGATTTTGGTGTAGGATGATTCAGGAAGGGATGATACCTGATAATTTTACGTTTGCAAGTGTACTTACTTCTTTGGCTGCCCTGACTGATCTCAGTTTAGGATTGCAAGTTCATGCGCGGCTTGCTAAGTCTGGTCATGGAAATGAGATGTGTGTAGGGAATTCTTTGGTTGATATGTACTTGAAAAACCAAAAACTGGACGATGGTTGGAAAGCTTTTAATGAAATGCCTTGTAGAGATGTGCACACTTGGACTCAAGTGGCAGCTGGATGTTTAAATTGTGGTGAACCGAGAAAAGCATTAGAAATTGTAGAAGAAATGAGGGAGACAGGAGTAAGACCAAACAAGTTTACTCTTGTTACAGCTCTTAATGCATGTGCTAATTTAGCTTCTTTAGAGGAAGGAAAAAAATTTCATGCTTTGATGATTAAGCTTGATAATGAAGTTGATGTGTGTGTGGATAATGCTTTGTTGGATATGTATGCAAAATGTGGATTGATGGATAGAGCATTAAGCGTTTTTCAATCAATGAAGGACAGGACAGTTGTTTCGTGGACGACAATGATAATGGGGTATGCACAAAATGGGGATCCAAGAAAAGCTTTAAATATCTTCGGTGATATGAGGGTGGAAGGTCCAGAACCTAATTATATTACGTTCATATGTGTACTTTATGCATGTAGCCTGGGAGGATATATTGATGAAGCTTGGACACATATATCTTCCATGACATATGACTACGGAATCTCACCTGGAGAAGATCACTATGCATGTATGGTAAATCTCTTAGGCCTAGCTGGGCGTACAAAAGAAGCCGAGGCCTTAATCCGAAATATGCCATCGAAACCAGGAGTCCTAGTTTGGCAGACTCTACTTGGTGCCTGTCGACTTCATGGGGATATTGATACTGCAACTCGTGCAGCAGAGCATGCTTTAAATTTAGACAGACATACCCCTTCAACTTATGTATTGTTAAGTAACACCTTTGCTGATACGAGCAATTGGGATGCTGTTGGAACTCTGAGAGAACTAATGGGAAAGCGGGATGTTAAGAAGAGGTCGGGCTCTAGCTGGATTAGCTAA